In Leclercia sp. LSNIH1, the genomic stretch CGCTGGCCTGGGTATTACATCAGGAGGCCGTCACCTCGGTGCTGATTGGCGCCAGCAAAACGGCGCAAATTGATGATGCTGTGGGAATGCTGGCGAACCGTCACTTCACGCCTGAGGAACTGAACGAAATCGACGGAATTCTGAATAGTGTAAATTAAAAGCGCTTTTAGCAAAAAGTGCTACGCCTTCTGAATTAGGAGTTAAAGCGATTATCCGGGGCTTTACCGCCCCTTAATATTGCGTTAACAAGCCGATTACGGCTCCGATCGTGAAGGAGAAAAACCATGTTCAGGTCTCTGATTCTTGCAGCAGTATTACTGGCTTCAGCCCCGCTGGTCGCTAATGCTGGCGAAATCACCCTGTTGCCATCCATAAAATTACAAATTGGCGATCGTGATAATTATGGTAACTACTGGGATGGCGGCGGCTGGCGTGACCGCGACTACTGGCGCCGACATTATGAATGGCGCGGCAACCGCTGGCACAGACATGATAACGGCTACCATCGTGGCTGGGATAAACGCAAAGCCTATGAGCGTGGCTACCGCGCAGGCTGGAGCGATCGTGACGATCATCGAGGCCCACGCGGTCGTGGTCATGGTCATGGCGGGCACGGTCACCGTCACTGATACGAAAAAGGCGCCTTCCGGCGCCTTTTTTACAATCCCAATGCGGTCCCGATAAGTAGCCACAGATTCAGCGCCACCACCAGAACCACGATCGCCCACCCCGTCCGTCTCACCGCCTTACTGTTAACCAGATCGCCCATCAGCTTCTTGTCACTGGTGAACACCAGCAGCGGCACCAACGCCAGCGCAATACCAAAACTGAGCAGCACCTGGCTCATCACCAGAATGCGGGTCGGATCCAGTCCCATCAGGATCACCACAAACGACGGCAGCATCGTGATCGAACGGCGCACCCATAAAGGAATGTGGAAGCGCACAAATCCCTGCATCACCACCTGCCCTGCCAGCGTGCCTACCACGGTGGAAGAGAGACCCGCTGCCACCAGGCTCAGGCCAAAAATGGTCGCCGCCGCGTGACTCAGCAGCGGTTCCAGCGTCAGGTACGCCTGATCCAGATCGGCGACGCCGGTATGGCCGTTGAAATGGAATGCCGCTGCGGCGGTGGCCATCATCGCCAGGTTAACAAACCCGGCAATGGTCATAGCGATGGCGACGTCCCACTTTGTCGCGGAGTAGCGCTCATGCCGGGAACCGCCATGCAGGTTCTGGGTCAGCGAGGAGTGCAGATAGATCACGTGCGGCATAATGGTCGCGCCCAGTACCCCGGCCGCAAGGAACACCGCTTCGGTGGTAGGCAGACTTGGGATCGCCATTCCTTTACCCAGTTGAACCAGATCCGGCTGGGAGAAGATGAGCTCAACAATGTAGGCTGCCGCCACAAACAGCAGCAGGCCGCCAATTACTTTCTCCAGCGGTTTCTGCCCGCGTCGTTGCAGCATCAGAATAAGGAAGGTGGCGATACCGGTTAATACCGCGCCCTGCAACAGCGATACGCCGAGGATCAGCTTAAAGCCGATCGCCGCGCCGATAAATTCTGCCAGGTCGGT encodes the following:
- the ypeC gene encoding DUF2502 domain-containing protein YpeC, which codes for MFRSLILAAVLLASAPLVANAGEITLLPSIKLQIGDRDNYGNYWDGGGWRDRDYWRRHYEWRGNRWHRHDNGYHRGWDKRKAYERGYRAGWSDRDDHRGPRGRGHGHGGHGHRH
- a CDS encoding Nramp family divalent metal transporter gives rise to the protein MSNSRVDESSSGRAARKMRFALMGPAFIAAIGYIDPGNFATNIQAGASFGYKLLWVVVWANLMAMMIQVLSAKLGIATGKNLAEQIRDHYPRPLVWFYWVQAEIIAMATDLAEFIGAAIGFKLILGVSLLQGAVLTGIATFLILMLQRRGQKPLEKVIGGLLLFVAAAYIVELIFSQPDLVQLGKGMAIPSLPTTEAVFLAAGVLGATIMPHVIYLHSSLTQNLHGGSRHERYSATKWDVAIAMTIAGFVNLAMMATAAAAFHFNGHTGVADLDQAYLTLEPLLSHAAATIFGLSLVAAGLSSTVVGTLAGQVVMQGFVRFHIPLWVRRSITMLPSFVVILMGLDPTRILVMSQVLLSFGIALALVPLLVFTSDKKLMGDLVNSKAVRRTGWAIVVLVVALNLWLLIGTALGL